A genomic window from Silene latifolia isolate original U9 population chromosome Y, ASM4854445v1, whole genome shotgun sequence includes:
- the LOC141632453 gene encoding uncharacterized protein LOC141632453, whose protein sequence is MAPGHRSQDIRLLQVAKGSKVSGTQRKLGSPAITWGQAGQEGSSESGGSELLGLTYSAAKRKATGSKGDHPETSYRVSQSNLTLVTFDETEIESSAEQHDDALTITLSVGNCTVRKALVDTGCSVNLIMLETLKTMGFNKENLIKKSVPLVGFSGETAHSVETRYTSFEKLALALVTASYKSWPYFESHTIHVITNYPLKTIMRKPELSGRMTKWSVHLSGYDLQFEPKTAIKSQALADFVSDFCPATHGEAEEGMLAITRNQDGEIWTLYIDGASNVRGAGVGLVLRSPKGDMIVQAIRCEFKATNNKAEYEALVLGIQMASGLKVRNLRVYSDSLLGVNHVNNEYVARDSKMIAYLKIATEQRLKFRTFKITQVPWEQNVEADALATLGSTFQPIELSNIPITHVLTPAIQREPDQRPVKEDVHVQYAQGARTLVSIVGQQDADWRAPYLNWLRDGTLPEDRKEAQSFRIKACRYIMIDNILFRKLLAGPCLRCLGKEEAETVLKDVHSGECGNHARGRSLSNKISRQGYFWPTMRANAVNHAKRLGKLPRAPGNRVYMLVMTDYFSKWIEAEAMIEVKEQQVISFIKRNIISRFGIPSEIICDNGSQFISDNTKGFCARWNITLRKSAPRYPQTNGQAESSNKIIVEKLRKLLEELGGKWADELPLSSRVVFKPSSPGCGFLDPGVALEHHEIAPDEEHFKGPAPAM, encoded by the exons ATGGCACCAGGACATAGGTCACAGGACATAAGACTGCTACAGGTTGCGAAAGGAAGTAAAGTTTCAGGTACGCAAAGGAAACTTGGATCACCTGctatcacgtgggggcaagcaggacAGGAGGGAAGCAGCGAATCAG gcggatcCGAACTATTAGGTTTGACATATTCTGCCGCTAAGAGGAAAGCTACTGGAAGTAAAGGGGATCATCCAGAAACTTCGTATAGGGTAAGCCAGAGTAATTTAACCCTGGTAACTTTCGATGAGACTGAAATAGAAAGCAGTGCAGAGCAACATGACGATGCCCTAACTATAACTTTATCCGTTGGCAATTGCACCGTACGAAAAGCATTAGTGGATACAGGGTGCTCTGTGAATCTCATCATGCTCGAAACCCTCAAAACTATGGGTTTCAATAAAGAGAACCTGATAAAGAAATCTGTGcccctggtaggattcagtggtgaaaccgcGCATTCGGTGG AGACCAGGTATACTTCTttcgaaaaactagcattggctTTGGTTACTGCTTCTTATAAATCATGGCCGTATTTTGAATCTCACACCATCCATGTCATAACCAATTACCCACTAAAGACTattatgaggaagcctgaactttcGGGCAGAATGACTAAGTGGTCAGTACATCTTAGTGGCTATGACTTGCAATTTGAACCCAAAACGGCGATAAAATCCCAAGCCCTAGCAGATTTCGTCTCTGACTTCTGCCCTGCCACCCATGGGGAGGCAGAAGAAGGAATGCTGGCAATAACAAGGAATCAGGATGGTGAAATATGGACCCTATACATTGATGGAGCCTCAAATGTAAGAGGGGCTGGTGTAGGTTTAGTCCTTCGATCTCCTAAAGGAGATATGATAGTACAGGCTATTAGATGTgagttcaaggcaaccaacaacaaAGCCGAGTACGAAGCCCTTGTACTTGGAATTCAGATGGCGTCAGGGCTCAAGGTGAGGAACCTGAGGGTATACAGTGACTCCTTACTTGGGGTGAATCACGTAAACAATGAATACGTAGCACGTgattcaaagatgatagcctACTTGAAGATAGCCACAGAGCAAAGGTTAAAGTTTAGAACGTTCAAGATAACTCAGGTGCCGTGGGAGCAGAACGTGGAGGCAGACGCCCTGGCCACGTTAGGATCCACCTTCCAACCCATAGAGTTATCGAACATACCGATTACCCATGTGTTGACCCCAGCCATCCAGAGGGAGCCAGATCAGAGACCGGTAAAAGAGGATGTACATGTGCAGTATGCACAGGGAGCCAGGACCCTGGTTTCCATAGTAGGACAGCAGGATGCAGATTGGAGGGCTCCATACCTAAATTGGCTAAGGGATGGGACACTCCCTGAAGACAGAAAGGAAGCACAAAGTTTCAGAATAAAAGCTTGTAGATATATCATGATTGACAATATTCTCTTCAGGAAATTATTGGCAGGACCATGCCTCAGGTGCTTAGGCAAAGAGGAAGCTGAAACAGTACTGAAAGATGTGCACAGCGGGGAATGTGGGAACCACGCTAGAGGACGAAGTCTGTCAAACAAAATCTCAAGACAAGGGtatttctggcccaccatgcgcgCAAACGCCGTAAATCACGCTAAACGCT tgggTAAGCTACCCAGGGCTCCAGGAAACAGGGTATATATGCTAGTTATGACCGACTACTTCTCAAAGTGGATTGAAGCAGAGGCAATGATAGAGGTAAAAGAACAGCAGGTGATCTCTTTCATCAAGCGCAACATCATAAGCAGATTTGGGATACCATCTGAAATCATATGCGATAACGGGTCCCAGTTCATATCAGATAACACTAAAGGTTTCTGTGCACGATGGAACATAACACTAAGAAAATCAGCCCCCAGATATCCGCAAACCAATGGCCAAGCCGAGTCTAGCAACAAAATCATTGTGGAGAAACTCAGAAAACTTCTGGAAGAGTTGGGGGGAAAATGGGCAGATGAACTACCATTG TCAAGTAGAGTCGTTTTTAAACCAAGTAGTCCAGgctgtggcttcctggatccaggTGTTGCCCTGGAACACCATGAAATAGCACCAG ATGAGGAACACTTTAAGGGTCCAGCCCCTGCCATGTGA